One window of the Sphaerochaeta associata genome contains the following:
- a CDS encoding PucR family transcriptional regulator translates to MNIAVEFLEMVLKRHETPHCTIHITDAEARIMVSSQHYRVGTPSKTAMYVIQIGRPTVIDSQPETGNNQSYCTPVFVDEVLQGSVVVKGPEQQITILGNTIKYSLETALEYERHTQQDFSALNERTLLAKLLLQQNSDPDKLLSTMNRLELDPSLLRCVIYIEMEFHQTKYFSINLNLGYQSSIEKIRQEILDIVKNNQFLNAEDLVINHTNNSIVVIKSFIPVKDLSRIYLSLDVICQSYVEALKKQPAFSFQIAYGNLHYGPKSVAKSLQEAIDTLHIGKISKQKSQFYNLESVLLESICHNLQPQIINKLLEPALQKLREADPSGYTSLLDCAEVFMDTEFNIAKTAQILQVHRNTVLSRLNRLAQITSINPMQGFQEAFLVKLIAIYRNITGGTIQSSK, encoded by the coding sequence ATGAATATTGCAGTCGAATTCTTGGAAATGGTACTCAAGCGTCACGAGACACCTCATTGCACGATACATATCACAGATGCAGAAGCACGGATTATGGTCTCCTCTCAACACTATCGAGTAGGGACCCCCAGCAAAACAGCCATGTACGTTATCCAAATTGGCAGACCCACCGTCATCGATTCTCAACCGGAGACCGGCAACAACCAGTCATACTGTACTCCGGTTTTTGTTGACGAGGTCTTACAGGGAAGCGTAGTCGTAAAAGGGCCCGAACAGCAGATTACAATATTAGGTAACACCATCAAGTATTCTTTAGAGACAGCTCTTGAGTACGAGCGGCATACTCAACAGGATTTTTCTGCATTGAATGAACGAACACTCCTCGCGAAACTACTCCTCCAGCAGAATTCTGATCCTGATAAACTTTTATCCACGATGAATCGCTTGGAACTTGATCCATCTCTCTTACGTTGTGTCATTTATATCGAAATGGAGTTTCATCAAACTAAGTATTTCAGTATCAATCTAAACCTGGGATATCAGTCATCCATAGAGAAAATCCGCCAAGAAATTTTAGATATTGTAAAAAACAACCAATTCCTGAATGCTGAAGATTTGGTAATCAATCATACCAACAATTCGATTGTGGTTATTAAAAGTTTTATACCAGTGAAAGATTTATCGAGGATTTACTTATCACTGGATGTCATCTGCCAAAGCTATGTTGAAGCTTTGAAGAAACAACCTGCATTCTCATTCCAAATTGCATATGGGAACCTCCATTATGGGCCCAAATCGGTTGCAAAAAGTCTGCAAGAAGCAATTGATACATTGCATATCGGAAAAATCTCCAAACAGAAATCACAGTTTTACAATCTTGAGTCCGTCCTGCTGGAATCTATCTGCCATAATCTACAACCACAAATCATAAACAAACTGCTCGAACCCGCTTTACAAAAACTACGTGAAGCGGATCCTTCCGGCTACACTTCGCTCCTTGATTGTGCTGAGGTGTTTATGGACACTGAGTTCAATATCGCAAAGACAGCACAGATACTCCAAGTACATAGGAATACTGTCCTAAGCCGCCTCAACAGACTTGCTCAAATCACAAGCATTAATCCGATGCAGGGATTTCAAGAAGCATTCTTGGTGAAACTTATCGCTATTTACAGAAACATCACTGGGGGAACAATCCAATCAAGTAAATGA
- a CDS encoding GntP family permease, with amino-acid sequence MYPVVLLVVSVVLLLVLISKLHLHAFLSLLLVSLLLGVASGLSLVDVANLVAAGFGGTMQNIGIVIVCGVIMGEVLEQTGAAQKIANSILRLVGIKRAPLATAITGGVVSIPTFCDSGFVILNPVIKELSRVGKIPYMVLVSALMAGLLTTHSLVPPTPGPIAAAGILGADVGKVMLYGLIISIPVIVGTALFSNSKFIRSRYPEFAEEDATSQQESAAYKATVKHAPSTFMSYMPIVVPIILIVVRSFVTLYGDPKAALSIFLTFIGTPYIALLIGTFISFLLPKKLTGEVTDTWVSTAIQKSAEIVLITGIAGCFGKILQATGVGPILADAMVKTGMPSVVLPFLISAIVLIAQGSATVALTTTAAIILPMLGGLGISPELAVIAIAGGSFCGVFPQGSYFWCVSKLAGYDIKKGYIAVTLTSFVMGGIAFVSILLMSLVVA; translated from the coding sequence ATGTATCCAGTTGTGCTCTTGGTTGTCAGCGTTGTGTTGTTGCTCGTGCTGATCTCAAAATTGCATTTGCATGCTTTTTTGTCATTGTTGCTTGTTTCTTTGCTCCTAGGGGTGGCGTCAGGTCTTTCGCTGGTTGATGTTGCCAATTTGGTAGCAGCGGGTTTTGGTGGAACGATGCAGAATATCGGTATCGTGATTGTTTGCGGTGTCATCATGGGAGAGGTGCTCGAACAAACTGGTGCCGCACAGAAAATTGCTAATTCCATCTTGCGCCTAGTCGGCATCAAACGGGCTCCCCTTGCAACGGCGATAACCGGTGGAGTTGTTTCTATTCCTACATTTTGTGATTCAGGTTTTGTAATTCTGAATCCAGTTATCAAGGAGCTCTCTCGAGTTGGAAAAATCCCCTACATGGTATTGGTCTCCGCTCTAATGGCAGGCCTCTTGACTACCCACTCCCTCGTACCCCCGACTCCGGGTCCGATAGCTGCAGCGGGCATACTGGGAGCTGATGTTGGAAAAGTCATGCTTTACGGCTTGATTATCTCGATTCCGGTAATCGTGGGTACTGCGTTGTTTAGTAACTCCAAGTTTATACGCTCCCGCTATCCTGAATTTGCCGAAGAGGATGCAACCAGTCAACAAGAAAGTGCAGCCTACAAGGCTACCGTCAAACACGCACCGAGCACCTTCATGTCTTATATGCCTATCGTTGTTCCTATCATCCTCATTGTTGTTCGTTCGTTTGTCACTCTCTACGGAGATCCCAAAGCGGCTTTGAGCATTTTCCTGACCTTTATTGGAACTCCTTACATTGCATTGCTGATAGGTACGTTCATTTCCTTCCTGCTTCCCAAGAAATTGACAGGTGAAGTCACCGATACTTGGGTATCTACAGCAATTCAGAAGAGTGCTGAGATAGTTCTCATCACCGGTATTGCAGGTTGTTTCGGCAAAATCCTTCAAGCTACTGGAGTAGGTCCTATTCTTGCTGATGCAATGGTGAAAACCGGAATGCCCTCAGTTGTTCTTCCGTTCCTGATTTCTGCGATTGTGTTGATCGCCCAAGGATCTGCAACGGTTGCACTGACAACAACTGCTGCAATTATTCTTCCGATGCTTGGCGGACTTGGAATTTCTCCCGAGCTTGCAGTTATAGCAATTGCCGGTGGATCCTTCTGTGGTGTATTCCCCCAGGGTTCCTATTTCTGGTGTGTCTCAAAACTCGCTGGGTATGATATCAAGAAAGGCTATATTGCGGTTACCCTTACTTCGTTTGTAATGGGTGGTATAGCGTTTGTCTCCATCCTGCTCATGTCTCTTGTGGTTGCATAA
- a CDS encoding phosphotransferase family protein: MIDIAEKNQLESYLLAKKLIDPADGYSITYCSGGVSGTVAFVMAGNSPMIIKQALAQLKVKETWLCDPNRMNIEQLSNQVYYKYVPTAVPKVYFYDEDNYIYGREAAPESCTMWKSDLLSGLLDFEVARKSIEALAIVHDACSRDIEVAKTFEDKDVFYNLRISPYIEFTVAKYPQLQAYAQPIIDELMQSSITLVHGDFSPKNILVQDREIFILDFEVAHYGHPCFDLAFFANHFILKAVKTKAYCAAYLNMLEYMLTIYFSRCTFMDKKTLEVSFIKLLALMQLARVDGKSPAEYITSNEDKDIVRTIAFSLIEEQPDCFTNALMMIQNIIQK, from the coding sequence ATGATTGATATAGCTGAAAAAAACCAGTTGGAATCGTATTTACTTGCAAAAAAGTTGATTGATCCGGCGGATGGATACTCCATTACCTATTGCTCCGGGGGTGTTTCAGGTACTGTTGCATTTGTAATGGCGGGAAATTCACCAATGATCATCAAACAAGCGTTAGCCCAGTTAAAAGTTAAGGAAACTTGGCTTTGTGATCCCAATAGGATGAATATTGAGCAATTGAGTAATCAAGTGTATTACAAATATGTGCCGACAGCAGTTCCTAAAGTCTATTTTTATGATGAAGATAACTATATATATGGCCGTGAAGCTGCTCCGGAGTCCTGCACTATGTGGAAATCGGACTTGTTGTCCGGGCTGCTTGATTTTGAAGTGGCTCGTAAATCAATTGAAGCTTTGGCAATAGTGCATGATGCATGTTCAAGGGACATTGAAGTAGCAAAGACCTTTGAGGATAAGGATGTATTCTATAATCTGAGGATTTCACCATATATTGAATTTACTGTAGCAAAATATCCACAACTCCAAGCGTATGCACAGCCGATTATCGATGAGTTGATGCAGAGTAGTATTACTTTGGTTCACGGTGATTTCAGTCCAAAGAATATTCTGGTTCAGGATCGAGAGATTTTCATTCTTGACTTTGAAGTAGCGCATTATGGACATCCTTGCTTTGATCTTGCTTTTTTTGCCAACCATTTCATATTAAAAGCAGTTAAGACCAAAGCCTATTGTGCAGCGTATCTTAATATGCTCGAGTACATGCTGACGATTTACTTCTCCAGATGCACCTTCATGGACAAGAAGACCTTGGAAGTGTCTTTCATAAAACTGCTGGCTCTTATGCAATTGGCAAGAGTTGATGGAAAATCTCCGGCTGAGTATATAACCAGTAATGAAGATAAGGACATCGTTCGTACGATAGCCTTTTCACTTATTGAAGAACAACCGGATTGTTTTACGAATGCATTGATGATGATCCAGAACATAATACAAAAGTAG
- the eno gene encoding phosphopyruvate hydratase encodes MSIFTIQKVIARQVFDSRANPTVEVDIVLEGGAIGRGTVPSGASKGLYEALELRDGDTSNLGGKSVHKAIQNIQTILAPALIGKDATKQSEIDELMVSLDGTENKSRLGANAILGCSMAVARAAAQQMGLPLFRYLGGANAKIIPVPMVQIIGGGAHAANSIDVQDFLVIPMQAASFEDGFAQVVNVYNATKRVFERHGKPLAIADEGGFWPTAFKTNEEGLQLLTEGILEAGYTPGKEICIALDIASSEFYDKERGTYRFELEDREFTREAFVDLICSWVENYSIISIEDGCSELDWEGSALLTKRLGTKIQLIGDDLFTTRIDRIAKGIELHACNSVLIKMNQIGTITETLDAIEFTKNHGYLPVVSARSGETEDDTIVHLAIASNAGQLKVGSVARTERLVKWNECIRMEQQLGDGAVYPSGALFSRVIHQ; translated from the coding sequence ATGTCAATTTTTACTATACAAAAAGTAATCGCAAGACAGGTCTTTGATTCTCGTGCCAATCCAACGGTTGAGGTTGATATCGTGCTGGAAGGTGGGGCAATAGGAAGAGGCACAGTACCTTCCGGTGCCTCAAAGGGTTTATATGAGGCTCTTGAATTACGTGATGGAGATACCTCCAATTTGGGTGGAAAGAGTGTTCACAAGGCGATTCAGAATATCCAGACTATTCTGGCTCCAGCACTTATTGGTAAGGATGCCACCAAGCAAAGTGAAATCGATGAGCTGATGGTTTCTCTCGATGGAACCGAAAATAAAAGCAGACTTGGAGCGAATGCCATCCTTGGATGCTCGATGGCAGTTGCCAGGGCGGCCGCACAGCAGATGGGATTGCCGTTGTTTCGATACTTGGGAGGCGCCAATGCCAAAATCATCCCGGTCCCCATGGTCCAAATCATCGGCGGTGGTGCGCATGCAGCAAACTCTATTGATGTGCAGGACTTCCTGGTAATACCTATGCAAGCCGCTTCATTTGAAGATGGTTTTGCACAGGTAGTGAATGTTTACAACGCAACTAAACGAGTTTTTGAAAGGCATGGGAAGCCTCTGGCGATAGCGGATGAAGGTGGCTTTTGGCCGACAGCCTTTAAAACCAATGAAGAGGGTCTTCAGTTGCTTACCGAAGGTATTCTCGAAGCTGGTTATACTCCAGGGAAGGAGATTTGTATTGCTCTTGATATTGCCTCAAGTGAATTTTATGACAAAGAGCGAGGGACTTATCGATTTGAGCTGGAAGACAGGGAGTTCACCAGAGAGGCCTTTGTTGATTTGATTTGTTCATGGGTTGAAAACTATTCAATTATTTCGATTGAGGATGGTTGCTCGGAATTGGATTGGGAAGGCTCAGCTTTACTTACAAAGCGATTGGGAACAAAAATTCAGCTTATCGGAGATGACCTGTTTACAACACGCATTGACAGGATAGCAAAAGGTATTGAATTACATGCATGTAACTCAGTACTTATAAAAATGAATCAGATAGGTACGATTACTGAAACCCTCGATGCAATTGAGTTTACGAAGAATCATGGATACCTTCCTGTTGTTTCAGCGCGATCCGGTGAAACAGAAGATGATACTATCGTCCATTTAGCGATTGCTTCCAACGCTGGACAGTTGAAAGTCGGTTCTGTGGCACGAACCGAACGACTGGTAAAATGGAATGAATGCATTCGCATGGAACAACAGCTTGGCGATGGGGCAGTGTATCCCTCAGGAGCTCTCTTTTCTCGTGTGATCCATCAGTAG
- a CDS encoding MtaA/CmuA family methyltransferase produces MNSRERVFAAIKGKDFDVYPAITPTSVATLEGMKASNAYFPAAHTHPMQMADLAAVGYEVFGFDSIAPYFSVHLEAAALGAKVDFSDPNTTPFVTQRPMNKIDDFSLPPNFLAKQEFQALLKTISILKSRYKQSVPIIGKVIGPWTLAYNLYGVENLILDTILEPAKTQALITELSSIPLAFALAQFDAGADMITWAEHATSDLVSPQIYERFLFPVHKKAANIIQVHGPLILHICGNVMDRLSLIANTGIKLFHIDSRNPLKEALKIAGSSLILTGAINNPVSLVQGTPYSITQEVIRTFREGISLVSPECALPTNVPTQNLRAITETAHHMNPHTLPPM; encoded by the coding sequence ATGAACAGTAGGGAACGAGTATTTGCAGCAATCAAGGGAAAAGACTTTGATGTTTATCCAGCCATAACCCCCACTTCGGTAGCAACCTTGGAAGGAATGAAGGCTTCAAATGCATATTTTCCTGCAGCACATACACATCCCATGCAGATGGCGGATTTGGCGGCTGTGGGATACGAGGTGTTTGGCTTTGACTCCATTGCCCCGTATTTTTCGGTGCATTTGGAAGCTGCAGCATTAGGTGCCAAGGTGGATTTTTCAGATCCCAATACTACGCCGTTTGTTACACAACGTCCCATGAATAAAATAGACGACTTCTCTCTACCCCCCAATTTTCTTGCCAAACAAGAGTTTCAGGCTCTTCTGAAAACCATCAGCATCCTGAAGTCTCGGTACAAGCAGAGCGTTCCAATTATCGGAAAGGTTATCGGTCCCTGGACGCTGGCGTATAATTTGTATGGGGTGGAGAATCTGATACTCGACACTATACTGGAACCCGCGAAAACACAGGCACTTATTACTGAGTTGTCAAGCATCCCTCTAGCATTCGCTCTTGCTCAGTTCGATGCCGGTGCCGATATGATAACTTGGGCAGAGCATGCTACATCTGATTTGGTCAGTCCCCAGATTTATGAACGCTTCCTTTTTCCTGTCCACAAGAAAGCAGCAAATATCATACAGGTTCATGGTCCTCTGATTCTTCATATTTGCGGTAATGTCATGGACAGACTCAGTCTCATAGCCAATACTGGTATTAAGCTGTTTCACATTGATTCTCGGAATCCTTTGAAGGAAGCACTCAAGATTGCCGGTAGCTCTCTCATTCTTACCGGAGCCATCAATAATCCTGTATCTCTTGTTCAAGGCACTCCCTACTCAATTACCCAGGAAGTGATTCGAACCTTTCGTGAAGGGATCAGTCTTGTCAGCCCGGAATGTGCTCTTCCAACGAATGTCCCAACACAGAACCTGCGTGCCATTACAGAAACCGCTCACCATATGAATCCTCATACGCTTCCACCAATGTAA
- a CDS encoding YeeE/YedE thiosulfate transporter family protein, which yields MGMIVENIVAQMLVASGHKLYFYSNSSRDDALSRIEIDFLIAKSKVSNKHNISPIEVKSSKNYTLTSLQKFRAKFAQRTRLCMAGGIRDIFLFKDPTLLLGSAAVLVVALILNLATGSFKLGFTGQPIAHTQWLWNFLGMGLVGYGSVLLGGCPLRQTILAGEGNSDSAVTVLGFLAGAAVSHNFGLASSGQGATTAGKIATLVGFAVITLIALAVMKKQARS from the coding sequence CTGGGGATGATCGTGGAGAACATTGTGGCACAGATGTTGGTTGCAAGCGGGCACAAGCTGTATTTCTATTCCAACTCATCACGAGACGATGCTTTATCGCGTATAGAAATAGATTTTCTCATTGCCAAAAGCAAGGTCAGCAATAAACACAACATCTCACCTATAGAAGTGAAGTCCAGCAAAAATTACACCCTGACGTCCCTTCAGAAGTTCAGGGCAAAGTTTGCCCAACGCACAAGACTATGCATGGCAGGAGGAATTCGCGACATCTTTCTCTTCAAGGACCCAACGTTGCTGCTCGGTTCGGCAGCAGTCCTGGTCGTTGCCCTTATTCTGAACCTGGCAACAGGATCCTTCAAGCTTGGCTTTACCGGCCAGCCGATTGCCCACACCCAGTGGCTGTGGAACTTCCTGGGCATGGGTCTTGTCGGATACGGCTCGGTGCTGCTCGGCGGCTGTCCCCTGCGCCAGACTATTTTGGCAGGGGAAGGCAACAGCGACAGTGCCGTCACCGTACTGGGCTTTCTTGCAGGTGCTGCAGTGAGCCACAACTTCGGACTTGCCTCCTCGGGCCAGGGAGCCACCACCGCGGGCAAGATTGCAACCCTCGTCGGCTTTGCCGTCATTACCCTCATTGCTTTGGCAGTGATGAAGAAACAAGCAAGGAGCTAA
- a CDS encoding sulfurtransferase TusA family protein has product MQIVDTRGLSCPQPVIETKKAIDAKAVELQVLVDTIAAKENVSRYAKAAKFSVSTAETEYGWTLELKKL; this is encoded by the coding sequence ATGCAGATAGTAGACACCCGCGGGCTTTCCTGCCCTCAGCCGGTCATAGAGACCAAGAAAGCAATCGATGCCAAGGCAGTCGAGTTGCAGGTACTTGTAGACACCATTGCCGCAAAGGAGAACGTCAGCCGGTATGCAAAGGCGGCCAAGTTCTCTGTCAGCACTGCCGAGACCGAGTACGGTTGGACCCTGGAGCTGAAAAAGCTGTGA
- a CDS encoding DUF3343 domain-containing protein codes for MKQYIATFFDHWGAVQFRNHAKARQVACTLKPVPRSLSSSCGTCAWYESEGWDIGYKIEELEAVYRHEGAQFVKEI; via the coding sequence GTGAAACAGTACATCGCCACCTTCTTCGACCATTGGGGAGCGGTGCAGTTCCGCAATCATGCCAAGGCCCGTCAGGTGGCGTGCACCCTCAAGCCCGTCCCCCGCTCCCTCTCCTCATCCTGCGGCACCTGTGCCTGGTATGAGAGCGAGGGCTGGGATATCGGATACAAGATTGAAGAACTTGAAGCCGTCTACCGTCATGAAGGTGCGCAGTTCGTCAAGGAGATATAG
- the selD gene encoding selenide, water dikinase SelD, producing the protein MDSVKLTQMVKTSGCAAKLPPKQLHEVLDSIGWMHSPDLVEGFEGSDDACVYRLPVGGGQVMLQTVDFFPPMVDDPYLFGQVAAANALSDIYAMGGEPKVALNLVCFPSCLDLEVLRQILLGGQSKVAESGSVIAGGHTISDATPKYGLCVTGFAPEHKVWANHGSKSGDVLILTKALGVGIINTAVKAGLASKEAQQKAILSMTTLNKAAYEAARDKDVHAATDITGFSLLGHAHEMATASNVSFILNAQNIPVIEEALEYASMGLNPEGLYNNREYLEGSVQFRGGMEQSRMDILYDPQTSGGLLLSMSKADGLLYSQETGFSIIGEVVEKAEAPLLVV; encoded by the coding sequence ATGGATTCGGTGAAACTCACCCAGATGGTGAAGACCAGCGGTTGTGCGGCCAAGTTGCCTCCCAAGCAGCTTCATGAGGTGCTGGACAGTATAGGCTGGATGCACAGCCCCGATCTTGTAGAAGGCTTTGAGGGCAGTGACGATGCCTGTGTGTACCGCCTTCCGGTCGGAGGCGGTCAAGTAATGTTGCAGACCGTCGACTTCTTTCCTCCCATGGTCGACGATCCCTACCTGTTCGGCCAAGTTGCTGCTGCAAACGCCTTAAGTGACATCTACGCCATGGGAGGGGAGCCGAAGGTGGCATTGAACCTGGTCTGCTTTCCGTCCTGCCTGGACCTGGAAGTGCTCCGACAAATTCTCCTTGGTGGTCAGAGCAAGGTCGCCGAGAGCGGCTCTGTGATAGCCGGCGGGCATACGATCAGCGACGCGACTCCCAAGTACGGCCTCTGTGTCACCGGCTTTGCACCGGAACACAAGGTCTGGGCCAACCATGGCAGCAAGTCAGGTGATGTGCTCATTCTCACCAAGGCCTTGGGAGTGGGAATCATCAACACGGCAGTGAAGGCAGGCCTTGCAAGCAAGGAAGCCCAACAGAAAGCCATCTTGAGCATGACCACACTGAACAAGGCCGCCTATGAGGCAGCAAGGGACAAGGACGTGCATGCCGCAACCGACATCACCGGCTTTTCCCTGCTCGGTCATGCTCATGAGATGGCAACTGCCAGCAATGTCTCCTTCATCCTCAATGCGCAAAACATCCCGGTGATCGAGGAAGCGCTGGAGTATGCGTCCATGGGGCTCAATCCCGAGGGGCTGTACAACAACCGTGAGTATCTGGAGGGTTCTGTTCAGTTCAGAGGCGGGATGGAGCAATCACGCATGGACATCCTCTATGATCCACAGACTTCCGGAGGACTGCTTTTGAGCATGAGCAAAGCCGATGGGCTTCTCTACAGCCAAGAAACAGGCTTTTCAATCATAGGCGAGGTGGTTGAGAAGGCAGAAGCTCCGTTGCTGGTTGTGTGA
- a CDS encoding ATP-binding protein — MEIKRNIYNRILEWKKQANGTKALLIEGARRIGKSTVVEEIGKNEYKSFIMVDFNKASTKVKDCFNDLNNLDLFFQTLMLEYNQRLYRRESLIIFDEIQKFPKAREAIKYLVADGRYDYIETGSLISIRENVEGITLPSEERKIKMHPVDFKEFMMYMGEGILLEYIGDCYRRKVPLEQRFHSKAMHLFKEYLLVGGMPQAIVAFASNGRDFEAADIEKRDILSLYRDDIKKAAKKYSSRVSAVFENIPAYLSTHEKRIVLNELEKDGRFSMYDEPLFWLEDSMMCNLCYKCNDPNVGLALNKNDSYVKCYMGDTGLLTSLAFSENEIADQQLYKEILNDKLSLNEGMLYENAIAQMITAMGRKLYFYTRYSNERHRNDIEIDYLISNERKTNYRINPIEVKSSKNYTSTSLGRFKEVFGRKIEYQMIIHPKNFSVVDDIIRIPPYMLWAAFENFS; from the coding sequence ATGGAAATTAAAAGAAACATATACAACAGAATCCTTGAGTGGAAGAAGCAGGCCAATGGAACGAAAGCTCTCTTAATTGAAGGAGCAAGGAGAATTGGGAAATCTACTGTGGTAGAGGAAATAGGAAAGAATGAATATAAATCCTTCATTATGGTTGATTTCAATAAAGCAAGCACGAAAGTCAAAGATTGTTTTAATGACTTGAATAACCTAGATCTCTTTTTTCAGACTCTTATGCTGGAATACAATCAGCGACTCTACAGAAGAGAATCCTTGATAATTTTTGATGAAATCCAAAAGTTTCCAAAGGCAAGGGAAGCCATTAAATATCTTGTTGCAGACGGAAGATATGATTACATAGAAACTGGCTCACTGATTTCCATTAGGGAGAATGTAGAAGGGATAACCCTGCCTTCGGAAGAAAGAAAGATTAAAATGCATCCTGTGGATTTTAAAGAATTCATGATGTATATGGGTGAAGGTATTCTGTTGGAATATATTGGCGACTGCTATAGGAGAAAAGTGCCGCTAGAACAGAGATTCCACAGCAAGGCAATGCATCTCTTCAAAGAGTATCTTCTTGTCGGGGGAATGCCGCAGGCTATTGTAGCTTTTGCTTCAAACGGAAGGGATTTTGAGGCTGCTGACATTGAGAAGCGGGATATCCTTTCGCTATATCGCGATGACATCAAAAAAGCGGCCAAAAAATACAGCTCTCGAGTATCCGCAGTATTTGAAAACATACCAGCTTATCTTTCAACGCATGAGAAAAGGATTGTTTTGAATGAACTCGAGAAAGATGGTCGTTTTAGTATGTATGATGAGCCTCTGTTCTGGCTGGAAGACTCGATGATGTGCAATCTCTGCTACAAGTGTAATGATCCAAATGTAGGTCTGGCCCTTAACAAGAATGATTCTTATGTGAAGTGTTATATGGGTGACACCGGTTTGCTGACTTCCTTGGCATTCAGTGAAAACGAAATCGCTGACCAGCAATTATATAAAGAAATCCTGAATGATAAGCTTTCCTTGAATGAAGGGATGCTGTATGAAAATGCTATTGCGCAGATGATTACTGCCATGGGAAGGAAACTGTACTTCTACACAAGGTATAGTAATGAAAGGCATCGAAATGACATTGAAATAGATTATTTGATTTCAAATGAACGAAAAACCAATTACAGGATTAATCCAATAGAGGTTAAGTCATCGAAAAATTACACGTCTACATCTTTAGGAAGATTCAAGGAAGTGTTTGGTAGGAAGATTGAGTATCAGATGATCATTCATCCAAAAAATTTCTCGGTTGTTGATGACATCATAAGAATTCCTCCTTATATGCTATGGGCGGCCTTTGAAAACTTTTCTTGA